In Alosa sapidissima isolate fAloSap1 chromosome 11, fAloSap1.pri, whole genome shotgun sequence, a single window of DNA contains:
- the LOC121723730 gene encoding uncharacterized protein LOC121723730 isoform X12, protein MACHVTGRSAYPDNWRSVVGQRSPGQWHQGDCGSPQYYKVDPKDCRGFLGVQDNNDPPKSEVMAFLKGKALECLRDLSVEDRCSAYLCWQLTALLCQMNGNVTGNDIAELLLCKETAKLRQEEESTVYDLVDIDGKAKRRAKGTLSVKAVDVSKPGDWSAASQRFRQLLCAGRAKEALEYAVQKALWGHAFRLASRMGTTELQRVVARFADSMEEGDPLRTLYQIESGRIPDVATRCGENWYTHLASVLTAVCPKDLRITTAKMMGESLRSKGMMEASHFCFVAAQIQVGTLYKVPLKVEIDPDQRTPLVLEATKVPLAFKKEVTAAKAEDPTLADMEASVPISAGPAQVPIPAPMTITVPLGKVKQSYADHYHLNNETGQCIKTTLSAQEVKAVSPAPDVEAAQSQSLIEQKLLKPAADSVTGTPSLRGVNTVDPGKMEAVSPPVTAAFTKDDAPSFKEETAATAEVPPLADMEASVPISAGPAQVPIPAPMTITVPLGKVKQSYADHYHLNRPRRRYVDVFATSELTVQVAPPNMLDLMAPMAIPDLIEHQDETGQCIKKTLSAQEVKAVSPAPDVEAAQSQPLIEQKLLEPAADSVTGTPSLRGVNTVDPGKMEAVSPPVTAASTKDDAPSFKQEVMVATAEVPPLADMEASVPISAGPAQVPIPAPMTITVPLGKVKQSYADHYHLNNETGQCIKTTLPAQEVKAVSPAPDVEAAQSQPLIEQKLLEPAADSVTGTPSLRGVNTVDPGKMEAVSPPVTAASTKDDAPSFKQERAATAEDPPLADMEASMPASAGPAQVPIPAPMTITVPLGKVKQSYADHDHLNRPRGRYVDVFATSELTVQVAPPNMLDLMAPMAIPDLIEHQDETGQCIKTTLSAQEVMAVSPAPDVEAAQSQPLIEQKLLEPAADSVTGTPSLRGVNTVDPGKMEAVSPPVTAASTKDDAPSFKQEVMVATAEVPPLAYMEASVPISAGPAQVPIPAPMTITITLGKVKQSYADHYHLNNETGQCIKTTLPSQEVKAVSPALDVEAAQSQPLIEQKLLEPAADSVTGTPSLRGVNTVDPGKMEAVSPPVTAASTKDDAPSFKQEVMVATAEVPPLAYMEASVPISAGPAQVPIPAPMTITITLGKVKQSYADHYHLNNETGQCIKMTLPSQEVKAVSPAPDVEAAQSQPLIEQKLLEPAADSVTGTPSLRGVNTVDPGKMEAVSPPVTAASTKDDAPSFKQEVMVATAEVPPLAYMEASVPISAGPAQVPIPAPMTITITLGKVKQSYADHYHLNNETGQCIKTTLPAQEVKAVSPAPDVEAAQSQPLIEQKLLEPAADSVTGTPSLRGVNTVDPGKMEAVSPPVTAASTKDDAPSFKQERAATAEDPPLADMEASMPASAGPAQVPIPAPMTITVPLGKVKQSYADHDHLNRPRGRYVDVFATSELTVQVAPPNMLDVMAPMAIPDLIEHQDETGQCIKTTLSAQEVKAVSPAPDVEAAQSQPLIEQKLLEPAADSVTGTPSLRGVNTVDPGKMEAVSPPVTAASTKDDAPSFKQEVMVATAEVPPLAYMEASVPISAGPAQVPIPAPMTITITLGKVKQSYADHYHLNNETGQCIKTTLPSQEVKAVSPAPDVEAAQSQPLIEQKLLEPAADSVTGTPSLRGVNTVDPGKMEAVSPPVTAASTKDDAPSFKQEVMVATAEVPPLADMEASVPISAGPAQVPIPAPMTITVPLGKVKQSYADHYHLNNETGQCIKTTLPAQEVKAVSPAPDVEAAQSQPLIEQKLLEPAADSVTGTPSLRGVNTVDPGKMEAVSPPVTAASTKDDAPSFKQERAATAEDPPLADMEASMPASAGPAQVPIPAPMTITVPLGKVKQSYADHDHLNRPRGRYVDVFATSELTVQVAPPNMLDVMAPMAIPDLIEHQDETGQCIKTTLSAQEVMAVSPAPDVEAAQSQPLIEQKLLEPAADSVTGTPSLRGVNTVDPGKMEAVSPPVTAASTKDDAPSFKQEVMVATAEVPPLADMEASVPISAGPAQVPIPAPMTITVTLGKVKQSYADHYHLNNETGQCIKTTLPAQEVKAVSPAPDVEAAQSQPLIEQKLLEPAADSVTGTPSLRGVNTVDPGKMEPVSPPVTAASTKDDAPSFKQEETAATAEDPPLADMEAPQLQTLIDPLPVNTPKQPHVAPGSMKAVSLQVKTACTKNDELSFKRYCRGWLSWIIPRKKEAHLPDDKNKSIFWDESKQKWVDRNEPEEKTKAVPPPPMGPPLMPPRNTGSPTGSGGPSTALSTNGPPVNMFRRIGNKNRYVDIMKPSGDNTKPLESFVSPSMLTLWTPVVKTNIFNPAQVSAGDMVESVTQPCPPLAELSRPPTETETVHDPA, encoded by the exons GTCTACGATTTGGTAGATATAGATGGCAAGGCAAAGCGTAGGGCTAAGGGGACCCTTAGTGTAAAGGCTGTAGATGTCAGCAAACCTGGCGACTGGAGCGCCGCATCACAGCGCTTCAGGCAGTTGCTCTGTGCTGGCAGGGCAAAG GAGGCACTGGAATACGCTGTCCAGAAGGCGTTGTGGGGCCATGCCTTTCGACTGGCAAGCAGGATGGGCACCACAGAACTGCAAAGAGTTGTGGCAAG ATTTGCTGATTCTATGGAGGAGGGTGATCCCCTGAGGACTCTATATCAGATAGAGTCTGGAAGAATACCAGACGTTGCCACG CGTTGTGGTGAAAACTGGTACACTCATCTGGCCTCTGTTTTGACTGCGGTGTGTCCGAAAGATCTACGGATCACAACAGCAAAAATGATGGGAGAAAGCTTGA GATCGAAGGGCATGATGGAAGCATcccatttttgttttgtggcTGCTCAGATCCAGGTGGGCACACTATATAAAGTGCCATTAAAAGTTGAAATTGACCCTGACCAAAG AACTCCTCTTGTTCTAGAAGCAACGAAGGTTCCACTAGCTTTCAAG AAGGAGGTGACGGCGGCAAAAGCCGAAGATCCTACTCTCGCTGACATGGAGGCTTCAGTGCCTATCTCTGCAGGGCCAGCACAAGTGCCCATCCCAGCACCAATGACCATTACCGTCCCATTGGGAAAAGTGAAGCAGTCATATGCTGACCACTATCATCTGaata ATGAGACTGGACAGTGCATAAAAACGACTCTGTCTGCTCAG GAGGTGAAGGCTGTCTCTCCTGCTCCTGATGTGGAGGCTGCTCAATCACAGTCTCTGATAGAGCAGAAGCTTCTGAAACCAGCTGCTGATAGTGTCACTGGCACTCCATCACTCAGAGGAGTGAACACTGTGGATCCTGGCAAGATGGAGGCAGTGAGTCCTCCAGTAACAGCTGCCTTCACTAAGGATGACGCACCATCCTTTAAG GAGGAgacagcagcaacagctgaagTTCCTCCTCTCGCTGACATGGAGGCTTCAGTGCCCATCTCTGCAGGGCCAGCACAAGTGCCCATCCCAGCACCAATGACCATTACCGTCCCATTGGGAAAAGTGAAGCAGTCATATGCTGACCACTATCATCTGaata GGCCCAGGCGGAGGTATGTGGATGTATTTGCAACATCAGAGCTGACAGTGCAAGTCGCCCCACCCAACATGCTGGACCTCATGGCACCAATGGCCATTCCTGACCTCATAGAACATCAAG ATGAGACTGGACAGTGCATAAAAAAGACTCTGTCTGCTCAG GAGGTGAAGGCTGTCTCTCCTGCTCCTGATGTGGAGGCTGCCCAGTCACAGCCTCTGATTGAGCAGAAGCTTCTGGAACCAGCTGCTGATAGTGTCACTGGCACTCCATCACTCAGAGGAGTGAACACTGTGGATCCTGGCAAGATGGAGGCAGTGAGTCCTCCAGTAACAGCTGCCTCCACTAAGGATGATGCACCATCCTTTAAG CAGGAGGTGATGGTGGCAACTGCTGAAGTTCCTCCTCTCGCTGACATGGAGGCTTCAGTGCCCATCTCTGCAGGGCCAGCACAAGTGCCCATCCCAGCACCAATGACCATTACCGTCCCATTGGGAAAAGTGAAGCAGTCATATGCTGACCACTATCATCTGaata ATGAGACTGGACAGTGCATAAAAACGACTCTGCCTGCTCAG GAGGTGAAGGCTGTCTCTCCTGCTCCTGATGTGGAAGCTGCCCAGTCACAGCCTCTGATAGAGCAGAAGCTTCTGGAACCAGCTGCTGATAGTGTCACTGGCACTCCATCACTCAGAGGAGTGAACACTGTGGATCCTGGCAAGATGGAGGCAGTGAGTCCTCCAGTAACAGCTGCTTCCACCAAGGATGACGCACCATCCTTTAAG caggagagagcagcAACAGCCGAAGATCCTCCTCTCGCTGACATGGAGGCTTCAATGCCCGCCTCTGCAGGGCCAGCACAAGTGCCCATCCCAGCACCAATGACCATTACCGTCCCATTGGGAAAAGTGAAGCAGTCATATGCTGACCACGATCATCTGaata GGCCCAGGGGGAGGTATGTGGATGTATTTGCAACATCAGAGCTGACAGTGCAAGTCGCTCCACCCAACATGCTGGACCTCATGGCACCAATGGCCATTCCTGACCTCATAGAACATCAAG ATGAGACTGGACAGTGCATAAAAACGACTCTGTCTGCTCAG GAGGTGATGGCTGTCTCTCCTGCTCCTGATGTGGAGGCTGCTCAATCACAGCCTCTGATAGAGCAGAAGCTTCTGGAACCAGCTGCTGATAGTGTCACTGGCACTCCATCACTCAGAGGAGTGAACACTGTGGATCCTGGCAAGATGGAGGCAGTGAGTCCTCCAGTAACAGCTGCCTCCACTAAGGATGATGCACCATCCTTTAAG CAGGAGGTGATGGTGGCAACTGCTGAAGTTCCTCCTCTCGCTTACATGGAGGCTTCAGTGCCCATCTCTGCAGGGCCAGCACAAGTGCCCATCCCAGCACCAATGACCATTACCATCACATTGGGAAAAGTGAAGCAGTCATATGCTGACCACTATCATCTGaata ATGAGACTGGACAGTGCATAAAAACGACTCTGCCTTCTCAG GAGGTGAAGGCTGTCTCTCCTGCTCTTGATGTGGAGGCTGCCCAGTCACAGCCTCTGATAGAGCAGAAGCTTCTGGAACCAGCTGCTGATAGTGTCACTGGCACTCCATCACTCAGAGGAGTGAACACTGTGGATCCTGGCAAGATGGAGGCAGTGAGTCCTCCAGTAACAGCTGCCTCCACTAAGGATGATGCACCATCCTTTAAG CAGGAGGTGATGGTGGCAACTGCTGAAGTTCCTCCTCTCGCTTACATGGAGGCTTCAGTGCCCATCTCTGCAGGGCCAGCACAAGTGCCCATCCCAGCACCAATGACCATTACCATCACATTGGGAAAAGTGAAGCAGTCATATGCTGACCACTATCATCTGaata ATGAGACTGGACAGTGCATAAAAATGACTCTGCCTTCTCAG GAGGTGAAGGCTGTCTCTCCTGCTCCTGATGTGGAGGCTGCCCAGTCACAGCCTCTGATAGAGCAGAAGCTTCTGGAACCAGCTGCTGATAGTGTCACTGGCACTCCATCACTCAGAGGAGTGAACACTGTGGATCCTGGCAAGATGGAGGCAGTGAGTCCTCCAGTAACAGCTGCCTCCACTAAGGATGATGCACCATCCTTTAAG CAGGAGGTGATGGTGGCAACTGCTGAAGTTCCTCCTCTCGCTTACATGGAGGCTTCAGTGCCCATCTCTGCAGGGCCAGCACAAGTGCCCATCCCAGCACCAATGACCATTACCATCACATTGGGAAAAGTGAAGCAGTCATATGCTGACCACTATCATCTGaata ATGAGACTGGACAGTGCATAAAAACGACTCTGCCTGCTCAG GAGGTGAAGGCTGTCTCTCCTGCTCCTGATGTGGAAGCTGCCCAGTCACAGCCTCTGATAGAGCAGAAGCTTCTGGAACCAGCTGCTGATAGTGTCACTGGCACTCCATCACTCAGAGGAGTGAACACTGTGGATCCTGGCAAGATGGAGGCAGTGAGTCCTCCAGTAACAGCTGCTTCCACCAAGGATGACGCACCATCCTTTAAG caggagagagcagcAACAGCCGAAGATCCTCCTCTCGCTGACATGGAGGCTTCAATGCCCGCCTCTGCAGGGCCAGCACAAGTGCCCATCCCAGCACCAATGACCATTACCGTCCCATTGGGAAAAGTGAAGCAGTCATATGCTGACCACGATCATCTGaata GGCCCAGGGGGAGGTATGTGGATGTATTTGCAACATCAGAGCTGACAGTGCAAGTCGCCCCACCCAACATGCTGGACGTCATGGCACCAATGGCCATTCCTGACCTCATAGAACATCAAG ATGAGACTGGACAGTGCATAAAAACGACTCTGTCTGCTCAG GAGGTGAAGGCTGTCTCTCCTGCTCCTGATGTGGAGGCTGCTCAATCACAGCCTCTGATAGAGCAGAAGCTTCTGGAACCAGCTGCTGATAGTGTCACTGGCACTCCATCACTCAGAGGAGTGAACACTGTGGATCCTGGCAAGATGGAGGCAGTGAGTCCTCCAGTAACAGCTGCCTCCACTAAGGATGATGCACCATCCTTTAAG CAGGAGGTGATGGTGGCAACTGCTGAAGTTCCTCCTCTCGCTTACATGGAGGCTTCAGTGCCCATCTCTGCAGGGCCAGCACAAGTGCCCATCCCAGCACCAATGACCATTACCATCACATTGGGAAAAGTGAAGCAGTCATATGCTGACCACTATCATCTGaata ATGAGACTGGACAGTGCATAAAAACGACTCTGCCTTCTCAG GAGGTGAAGGCTGTCTCTCCTGCTCCTGATGTGGAGGCTGCCCAGTCACAGCCTCTGATAGAGCAGAAGCTTCTGGAACCAGCTGCTGATAGTGTCACTGGCACTCCATCACTCAGAGGAGTGAACACTGTGGATCCTGGCAAGATGGAGGCAGTGAGTCCTCCAGTAACAGCTGCCTCCACTAAGGATGATGCACCATCCTTTAAG CAGGAGGTGATGGTGGCAACTGCTGAAGTTCCTCCTCTCGCTGACATGGAGGCTTCAGTGCCCATCTCTGCAGGGCCAGCACAAGTGCCCATCCCAGCACCAATGACCATTACCGTCCCATTGGGAAAAGTGAAGCAGTCATATGCTGACCACTATCATCTGaata ATGAGACTGGACAGTGCATAAAAACGACTCTGCCTGCTCAG GAGGTGAAGGCTGTCTCTCCTGCTCCTGATGTGGAAGCTGCCCAGTCACAGCCTCTGATAGAGCAGAAGCTTCTGGAACCAGCTGCTGATAGTGTCACTGGCACTCCATCACTCAGAGGAGTGAACACTGTGGATCCTGGCAAGATGGAGGCAGTGAGTCCTCCAGTAACAGCTGCTTCCACCAAGGATGACGCACCATCCTTTAAG caggagagagcagcAACAGCCGAAGATCCTCCTCTCGCTGACATGGAGGCTTCAATGCCCGCCTCTGCAGGGCCAGCACAAGTGCCCATCCCAGCACCAATGACCATTACCGTCCCATTGGGAAAAGTGAAGCAGTCATATGCTGACCACGATCATCTGaata GGCCCAGGGGGAGGTATGTGGATGTATTTGCAACATCAGAGCTGACAGTGCAAGTCGCCCCACCCAACATGCTGGACGTCATGGCACCAATGGCCATTCCTGACCTCATAGAACATCAAG ATGAGACTGGACAGTGCATAAAAACGACTCTGTCTGCTCAG GAGGTGATGGCTGTCTCTCCTGCTCCTGATGTGGAGGCTGCTCAATCACAGCCTCTGATAGAGCAGAAGCTTCTGGAACCAGCTGCTGATAGTGTCACTGGCACTCCATCACTCAGAGGAGTGAACACTGTGGATCCTGGCAAGATGGAGGCAGTGAGTCCTCCAGTAACAGCTGCCTCCACTAAGGATGATGCACCATCCTTTAAG CAGGAGGTGATGGTGGCAACTGCTGAAGTTCCTCCTCTCGCTGACATGGAGGCTTCAGTGCCCATCTCTGCAGGGCCAGCACAAGTGCCCATCCCAGCACCAATGACCATTACCGTCACATTGGGAAAAGTGAAGCAGTCATATGCTGACCACTATCATCTGaata ATGAGACTGGACAGTGCATAAAAACGACTCTGCCTGCTCAG GAGGTGAAGGCTGTCTCTCCTGCTCCTGATGTGGAGGCTGCCCAGTCACAGCCTCTGATAGAGCAGAAGCTTCTGGAACCAGCTGCTGATAGTGTCACTGGCACTCCATCACTCAGAGGAGTGAACACTGTGGATCCTGGCAAGATGGAGCCAGTGAGTCCTCCAGTAACAGCTGCTTCCACCAAGGATGACGCACCATCCTTTAAG CAGGAGGAGACAGCAGCAACTGCCGAAGATCCTCCTCTCGCTGACATGGAGGCTCCACAGTTACAGACTCTCATTGATCCGTTGCCGGTGAATACTCCGAAGCAGCCTCATGTTGCTCCTGGCAGCATGAAGGCAGTGAGTCTTCAAGTGAAGACTGCTTGCACCAAGAATGACGAACTATCCTTTAAG AGATATTGTAGGGGTTGGCTCTCGTGGATAATTCCTCGAAAGAAAGAAGCTCATCTCCCTGATGACAAAAACAAATCT ATTTTTTGGGATGAGTCTAAACAAAAATGGGTGGATCGGAATGAACCAGAGGAAAAG ACCAAAGCcgtcccaccaccacccatgggCCCTCCACTGATGCCCCCCAGGAACACAGGCAGTCCAACAGGAAGTGGTGGTCCATCTACTGCACTCTCCACCAATGGACCACCAGTCAACATGTTCCGAAGAATTG GAAATAAGAACCGATATGTTGACATCATGAAACCAAGTGGAGACAACACTAAGCCTTTGGAGTCTTTCGTTTCACCAAGCATGCTGACCCTGTGGACTCCTGTGGTCAAGACAAATATATTCAACCCAGCTCAAG TGAGTGCAGGGGATATGGTTGAAAGCGTTACACAGCCTTGTCCACCTTTGGCTGAGCTCTCAAGACCCCCTACTGAGACTGAG ACTGTGCATGACCCTGCTTAG